From the genome of Quadrisphaera sp. RL12-1S, one region includes:
- a CDS encoding polyphenol oxidase family protein — MASPPDLSARSRTSASPPGGAAGAPPPPSSSSPSMTTWRRTLPGGAAWALSGGPDLADHTGGDAAAARAARAGLAADVGVRPDRLLVARQVHGATAALVRGPWDGPPPEADALVTDVPGLALAVLVADCVPVLLADPVAGVVAVAHAGRRGMDAGVVGAAVALMAEVGAEPSRTVAVLGPSVCGRCYEVPAAMREEVAARHPVTASRTWTGTPALDVAAGVLEQLADLGVAAEQLRGCTVEDAALGSVRRSGPAAPRWAGLAWRSEGRG, encoded by the coding sequence ATGGCGAGCCCGCCCGACCTCTCTGCACGCTCCCGGACGTCCGCGAGCCCGCCCGGCGGAGCGGCCGGCGCTCCGCCGCCGCCCTCGTCGTCGTCGCCGTCGATGACGACGTGGCGCCGCACCCTGCCCGGCGGAGCGGCGTGGGCGCTGTCCGGCGGCCCGGACCTGGCCGACCACACCGGCGGGGACGCCGCCGCCGCGCGAGCGGCCCGCGCCGGCCTGGCGGCCGACGTCGGCGTGCGCCCCGACCGGCTGCTGGTGGCCCGGCAGGTGCACGGCGCCACCGCCGCGCTGGTGCGGGGCCCCTGGGACGGTCCGCCGCCGGAGGCGGACGCCCTGGTCACCGACGTGCCGGGCCTGGCGCTGGCCGTGCTCGTGGCCGACTGCGTGCCCGTGCTCCTGGCCGACCCCGTCGCCGGCGTGGTGGCGGTGGCCCACGCCGGGCGCCGCGGCATGGACGCCGGGGTGGTGGGGGCCGCCGTCGCGCTCATGGCCGAGGTGGGGGCGGAGCCGTCGCGGACGGTCGCGGTGCTCGGGCCCTCGGTCTGCGGCAGGTGCTACGAGGTGCCGGCGGCGATGCGCGAGGAGGTGGCCGCGCGCCACCCCGTGACGGCGTCCCGCACCTGGACGGGCACCCCGGCCCTGGACGTGGCCGCCGGCGTGCTGGAGCAGCTGGCGGACCTCGGCGTGGCGGCGGAGCAGCTGCGCGGGTGCACCGTGGAGGACGCGGCGCTGGGGTCCGTGCGCCGCTCGGGGCCGGCCGCGCCGCGGTGGGCGGGGCTGGCGTGGAGGAGCGAGGGACGTGGCTGA
- a CDS encoding YggS family pyridoxal phosphate-dependent enzyme has translation MAEQAGEQPGEQTDGQAGEHRAGELAANLADVRRRVADAEAAAGRPAGSVRLVVVTKTFPASDVRLLAGCGATDVGESREPEAGEKARACADLGLRWHQVGQVQTKKAAAVAAWADVVHSVDRERLVAALQRGHRRALEEGVRPAGHVLDVLVQVDLADDDERDPGRGGAAPHEVADLAAAVAAAEGLRLAGVMAVAPAGADPRGPFERLAQVAARVRVDHPGAVAVSAGMSGDLEAAVDAGATHVRVGRAVLGARPPIV, from the coding sequence GTGGCTGAGCAGGCGGGCGAGCAGCCGGGCGAGCAGACGGACGGGCAGGCGGGCGAGCACCGGGCGGGGGAGCTGGCGGCGAACCTCGCCGACGTGCGCCGGCGGGTGGCGGACGCGGAGGCCGCCGCCGGCCGGCCCGCCGGGTCGGTGCGGCTGGTGGTGGTGACCAAGACCTTCCCGGCCTCCGACGTGCGCCTGCTGGCCGGGTGCGGCGCCACGGACGTGGGGGAGAGCCGCGAGCCGGAGGCCGGGGAGAAGGCCCGGGCGTGCGCCGACCTGGGTCTGCGCTGGCACCAGGTCGGGCAGGTGCAGACCAAGAAGGCTGCCGCGGTGGCCGCCTGGGCCGACGTCGTGCACTCGGTGGACCGGGAGCGGCTCGTCGCGGCCCTGCAGCGGGGCCACCGGCGCGCCCTGGAGGAGGGGGTCCGGCCGGCCGGCCACGTCCTGGACGTGCTCGTGCAGGTGGACCTCGCCGACGACGACGAGCGCGACCCCGGTCGCGGCGGCGCTGCGCCGCACGAGGTGGCCGACCTGGCGGCCGCGGTGGCGGCGGCGGAGGGGCTGCGGCTGGCGGGCGTCATGGCCGTGGCGCCGGCGGGTGCGGACCCGCGCGGCCCGTTCGAGCGGCTGGCGCAGGTGGCCGCGCGGGTGCGGGTGGACCACCCGGGGGCCGTGGCGGTCTCGGCGGGGATGAGCGGGGACCTGGAGGCCGCCGTGGACGCCGGCGCCACTCATGTGCGTGTCGGACGCGCCGTGCTGGGCGCGCGGCCCCCCATCGTGTAA
- a CDS encoding cell division protein SepF: MAGALHKSMVWMGLREDDPRYAEPRDLDVDAWDEVEDEVAVDESEYRAEVTPITRDRSVARFTPAPVADLRRITTIHPRTYNEAKAIGECFRGGVPVIMNLTDMSDADAKRLVDFSAGLVFGLHGNIERVTNKVFLLSPAHVEVTGEPVGQVKAVFNQS; the protein is encoded by the coding sequence ATGGCTGGAGCGCTGCACAAGTCGATGGTGTGGATGGGGCTGCGCGAGGACGACCCGCGCTACGCCGAGCCGCGCGACCTCGACGTCGACGCCTGGGACGAGGTGGAGGACGAGGTGGCCGTGGACGAGTCCGAGTACCGGGCCGAGGTGACGCCGATCACGCGCGACCGCTCGGTGGCCCGCTTCACCCCCGCGCCCGTCGCGGACCTGCGCCGCATCACCACGATCCACCCCCGCACCTACAACGAGGCCAAGGCCATCGGTGAGTGCTTCCGCGGCGGCGTGCCGGTGATCATGAACCTGACGGACATGTCCGACGCCGACGCCAAGCGCCTCGTCGACTTCTCCGCGGGGCTCGTGTTCGGCCTGCACGGCAACATCGAGCGCGTCACCAACAAGGTCTTCCTGCTCTCCCCGGCGCACGTCGAGGTCACCGGTGAGCCGGTCGGCCAGGTCAAGGCGGTCTTCAACCAGTCCTGA
- a CDS encoding DivIVA domain-containing protein, producing MALTPEDVVNKRFQPTKFREGYDQDEVDDFLDEVVGELRRLTAENEQLQQSLSACERRVTDLSRGGGATGPVPQQVAPAPVAAAPAPAPVLGGGQPLESATGMLALAQKLHDDFVRSGEEQRDQILGEAKERAGRLVREAEEKHRQTLGSLEQERSLLERKIDELRIFERDYRNRMKSYLESQLRDLETRNSAGAQNGRPVPPAAQDVGYAFGGGAS from the coding sequence ATGGCGCTGACGCCCGAGGACGTCGTCAACAAGCGGTTCCAGCCCACCAAGTTCCGCGAGGGGTACGACCAGGACGAGGTCGACGACTTCCTCGACGAGGTCGTGGGTGAGCTGCGTCGCTTGACGGCGGAGAACGAGCAGCTGCAGCAGAGCCTCTCGGCCTGCGAGCGGCGCGTGACCGACCTGAGCCGCGGTGGCGGTGCCACGGGCCCCGTCCCGCAGCAGGTGGCCCCGGCCCCCGTCGCGGCCGCCCCGGCGCCCGCGCCCGTGCTGGGCGGCGGCCAGCCGCTGGAGTCGGCCACCGGCATGCTCGCGCTGGCCCAGAAGCTCCACGACGACTTCGTCCGCTCCGGTGAGGAGCAGCGCGACCAGATCCTCGGCGAGGCCAAGGAGCGCGCCGGTCGCCTGGTGCGCGAGGCCGAGGAGAAGCACCGCCAGACCCTCGGCAGCCTCGAGCAGGAGCGCTCGCTCCTCGAGCGCAAGATCGACGAGCTGCGCATCTTCGAGCGGGACTACCGCAACCGCATGAAGTCCTACCTCGAGTCGCAGCTGCGCGACCTCGAGACCCGGAACAGCGCGGGCGCCCAGAACGGGCGTCCGGTCCCGCC
- a CDS encoding YggT family protein → MSLLFQLLYLVVLLFFVLLIGRLVLEWVQVFSRDWRPRGAVLVIAETVYTVTDPPLRGLRRVVKPIRLGSIQLDLAFIILALGCSLLMSLLQTAARSVA, encoded by the coding sequence GTGAGCCTGCTCTTCCAGCTGCTGTACCTCGTCGTGCTGCTCTTCTTCGTGCTGCTGATCGGTCGGCTGGTGCTGGAGTGGGTGCAGGTCTTCTCCCGCGACTGGCGCCCGCGCGGCGCGGTGCTGGTCATCGCGGAGACCGTCTACACCGTCACCGACCCGCCCCTGCGCGGGCTGCGGCGCGTCGTCAAGCCCATCCGCCTGGGCAGCATCCAGCTGGACCTCGCCTTCATCATCCTGGCGCTGGGCTGCTCGCTGCTCATGAGCCTGCTGCAGACCGCCGCGCGCTCGGTCGCGTGA